Below is a window of Mycolicibacterium chitae DNA.
CGAGGTGCTGACGGTCGAGGGCTCGGTGAACTCGCGCAACGCGCGCGGCGGCACCGCCCCGGATCAGGTGGCCAACCAGCTCGCCGGCGTGCGGCGGACCGTCGAGGAATTGCGCATCCGGTTGTTCGGCTGAGTCCTAGGCTGGGGACATGACAGAGCGGGTCGTGTTCACGTCTGAGGGGACCCGCTGCGTGGGTCAGGTGTATCGCGCGGCCCATCCGAGCCGGCACTGCATCGTGATGTGCACCGGATTCGGTGGTACCCAGGACACCCCGGCTCTGCGGGCCACCGCCCGCGACTTCGCGACGGCCGGCTACCACGTCCTGACTTTCGACTACCGCAGCTTCGGTGTCAGTGACGGCGAACCCCGCCAGGTGATGAGCGTCGAGGGTCAGCTCGCCGACATCGCCGCGGCCGTCGACCGCGCCCGCGGGATCGAGGAGGTCGACTCCGTGATGCTGTGGGGCACCTCGCTGGGCGGCGGACATGTCGTCACCGCCGCGTCCCGGGATCCCGACATCGCCGCCGTCATCGCCCAGATTCCGTTCAATGGCTTCCCGCGCAAGGTCGAAGGCCGTTCCACCGCAGCCACACTCAAGCTGCTCGGCGTCATGGTCGGCGATTGGCTGCGCGGTAAACTACGGCTTCCGCCGCTCTACCTGTCCGCCGTGGGTGGGCGCGGCGAGTTCGCGGTGATCGCCAGCGACGAGGCGCAGCGCGTCATCGCGGGCATGACCAGCCCGACCTGGCGCAACCAGGTGGCCCCGCGCGGACTGCTGGAGATGCTGCGTTACCGGCCGGCGACCGTCGCGCCGAGCGTGGCCTGTCCGGTGCTGGTGTGCATCGGAGCCGGCGACGCCGAAACCCCGCCGGAGCTTGCCGAAGCCCTGGCCGATGCGGTGCCGCACAGTGAGCGCAAGACCTACCCGGTGGCGCATTTCGACTTCTACGCCGAAGAGGTGCGGCCGCGGATCGTCGCCGATCAGATCGATTTTCTCCGGCGGATCACCGCGGCCTGAGCTCACGACAGCTTGTCGGAAAGCTCCAGCCAGCGCGATTCGAGTTCCTCCACCTCGGCCTCGAGGGCACGCAACTGCTCGGTGAGTGCCGCCAGGCCGACGTGATCGGACTGATCATGGTCGGCCAGTTCCTGGTGTTTGGCGGCGATCCGGTCCGACAGCTTGGCCAGCGACCGGTCGATCGAGGCGATCTCCTTCTCCACGGCGCGCAGCTCGGCCCCGGAAAGCGCCTCGTCGGCAACGGGTTCCGGAGCCGTCCGCGCGGCGGGGGCGTCGCGGGGCTCGGCCGCCAGCCGCAGGTACTCCTCGACACCGCCGGGCAGGTGCCGCAGCCGGCCGTCGAGGATTGCGTACTGCTGATCGGTGACCCGCTCGAGCAGGTAGCGGTCGTGGGAGACCACGATCAGCGTGCCCGGCCAGGAATCCAGCAGATCCTCGGTGGCGGTGAGCATGTCGGTGTCGACGTCGTTGGTGGGCTCGTCGAGGATCAGCACGTTCGGCTCGGCCAACAGCGTCAACATCAACTGCAGCCGGCGCCGCTGACCGCCGGACAGATCCGATACCCGATTCGAAAGTTGTTCGCGGGCAAAGCCGAGCCGCTCCAACAGCTGCGCGGGCGTCAGCTCGCGGCCGTCGACCACATAACCGGCCTTCAGCCGGCCGATGACCTCGCGGACCAGGTCGCCCTCCACCTCGGCCAGGATTCCGGACTGCTGGTCGAGCACGCCCAACTGGACGGTCTTGCCGCGTTTGACCCGTCCCGAGTCCGGGGTGACGGTGCCGGCGATCAGACCCAGCAGCGTGGATTTGCCCGCGCCGTTGGCGCCGAGGATGCCGGTGCGCTCACCGGGCCCGATGCGCCATTCGATGTCGCGCAGCACCGTGCGCCCGTCGAAGGAGACCGAGACGTCCAGCAGGTCGACGACGTCCTTGCCCAGCCGGGCGGTGGCCAGCTTTGCCAATTCCACGGTGTTGCGGATCGGCGGCACATCGGCGATCAACGCGTTGGCCGCGTCGATGCGGAACTTCGGCTTCGAGGTCCGCGCGGGGGCCCCGCGCCGCAGCCACGCCAGTTCCTTGCGCATCAGGTTCTGCCGCTTGGCCTCGGCCGCCGCGGCGACGCGGTCGCGTTCCACCCGCTGCAGGACGTAGGCCGCGTACCCGCCGTCGAACGGTTCGACGATGCCGTCGTGGACCTCCCAGG
It encodes the following:
- a CDS encoding alpha/beta hydrolase, which codes for MTERVVFTSEGTRCVGQVYRAAHPSRHCIVMCTGFGGTQDTPALRATARDFATAGYHVLTFDYRSFGVSDGEPRQVMSVEGQLADIAAAVDRARGIEEVDSVMLWGTSLGGGHVVTAASRDPDIAAVIAQIPFNGFPRKVEGRSTAATLKLLGVMVGDWLRGKLRLPPLYLSAVGGRGEFAVIASDEAQRVIAGMTSPTWRNQVAPRGLLEMLRYRPATVAPSVACPVLVCIGAGDAETPPELAEALADAVPHSERKTYPVAHFDFYAEEVRPRIVADQIDFLRRITAA
- a CDS encoding ABC-F family ATP-binding cassette domain-containing protein, with the translated sequence MAHLLGAEGLHLQYPTKVVFDSVSLGVDDGDRIGIVGRNGDGKSSLLGMLTGAVRPDAGRVTRRSGLRVGALAQADLLDDDHTVGHILVGDQAEHEWAGDPRIRDVVGGLVADIEWNARAGTLSGGQRRRVQLAALLIGEWDVIALDEPTNHLDVEGITWLAEHFKGRWARNTGGLLVVTHDRWFLDEVATATWEVHDGIVEPFDGGYAAYVLQRVERDRVAAAAEAKRQNLMRKELAWLRRGAPARTSKPKFRIDAANALIADVPPIRNTVELAKLATARLGKDVVDLLDVSVSFDGRTVLRDIEWRIGPGERTGILGANGAGKSTLLGLIAGTVTPDSGRVKRGKTVQLGVLDQQSGILAEVEGDLVREVIGRLKAGYVVDGRELTPAQLLERLGFAREQLSNRVSDLSGGQRRRLQLMLTLLAEPNVLILDEPTNDVDTDMLTATEDLLDSWPGTLIVVSHDRYLLERVTDQQYAILDGRLRHLPGGVEEYLRLAAEPRDAPAARTAPEPVADEALSGAELRAVEKEIASIDRSLAKLSDRIAAKHQELADHDQSDHVGLAALTEQLRALEAEVEELESRWLELSDKLS